One window of Candidatus Methylocalor cossyra genomic DNA carries:
- a CDS encoding serine/threonine-protein kinase yields MPPPLDDRTLSLAEATVAARVCPRCGQSAPLPALARADYGCPGCGLHLAYLDVSGGGAVRGVLGWVKREGEVILGRYRVQAVLGQGGFGTTYLVQDLPLNGKRRALKEIPQGLFDEAEAALLSRLHHPAIPDIIDRGIEGGMVYLVLEFGGTRTLGSERQRLGGRLPLPVLVPLLDQLCRVLEFLHRQDPPIIHRDLKPDNILLDDQDHVMLIDFGIAKLAQPAQATRTLGRAVSFGFSAPEQILGTGTDPRSDIYSLGATVYFLLTGRHPPDLNAQLSGKKVEPLAKQVANLPAALDRAILKSLELDPARRPQSVAELRRLLGDVYHPPAGGAAPDRRFSRRNLALLAGLLAFLALLVGGALLLWRPWSGPDLSPSTGQSEPAKGPPRPEPTAPPATPEAPRPAPPAPGPASAPSVTPEAPRPAPSAAVPPAPADAAGAPARPEGKAPEAKIKPRRTEPARPPKPKATTPKPAVEPSAAPAERSEPPAKAPDWSGALKYEGARRTTP; encoded by the coding sequence ATGCCGCCGCCCCTCGACGACCGTACCCTGAGCCTGGCCGAGGCGACCGTGGCCGCCCGGGTTTGCCCGCGGTGCGGACAGTCGGCCCCCCTACCTGCGCTGGCGCGGGCCGATTACGGCTGCCCCGGTTGCGGTCTGCACCTGGCCTACTTGGATGTCAGCGGGGGCGGGGCGGTGCGGGGGGTCCTAGGCTGGGTGAAACGGGAAGGGGAGGTGATCCTCGGCCGCTATCGGGTGCAGGCGGTGCTAGGACAGGGCGGCTTCGGCACCACCTATCTGGTTCAGGACTTGCCGCTCAACGGCAAGCGGCGGGCCCTGAAGGAGATTCCCCAGGGGCTGTTCGACGAGGCGGAGGCGGCGCTGCTCAGCCGCCTGCACCACCCGGCCATTCCCGACATCATCGACCGGGGCATCGAGGGCGGCATGGTGTACCTGGTGCTGGAATTCGGCGGCACCCGCACCCTGGGCAGCGAGCGCCAACGGCTGGGTGGACGCTTGCCCCTGCCGGTCCTGGTTCCCCTCCTGGACCAGCTGTGCCGGGTGCTGGAGTTCCTGCACCGGCAGGACCCGCCCATCATTCACCGCGACCTCAAGCCGGACAACATCCTGCTCGACGACCAGGACCACGTGATGCTGATCGACTTTGGCATTGCCAAGTTGGCCCAGCCGGCGCAGGCGACTCGCACCCTGGGGCGGGCGGTGTCGTTCGGGTTCAGCGCCCCGGAGCAGATCCTCGGCACCGGCACCGATCCCCGCTCGGACATCTACTCCTTGGGGGCGACGGTCTATTTTCTCCTCACCGGCCGCCATCCGCCCGATTTGAATGCCCAGCTGTCCGGGAAGAAGGTGGAGCCCTTGGCCAAACAGGTGGCGAACCTGCCGGCAGCCCTCGACCGGGCCATCCTTAAAAGCCTGGAGCTGGACCCGGCCCGGCGGCCGCAATCAGTGGCCGAGCTGCGCCGCTTGTTGGGGGACGTGTACCATCCCCCGGCTGGGGGCGCGGCGCCGGATCGTCGCTTCAGTCGCCGCAATCTGGCTTTGCTGGCGGGCCTTCTGGCGTTCCTGGCGCTCCTGGTGGGCGGTGCGCTGCTGCTCTGGCGCCCGTGGAGCGGGCCGGACCTTTCGCCGTCGACCGGGCAGTCGGAACCGGCGAAGGGTCCGCCTCGGCCGGAGCCGACCGCGCCACCCGCCACTCCCGAGGCGCCCCGCCCGGCCCCGCCGGCACCAGGCCCCGCATCGGCCCCATCCGTCACTCCCGAAGCGCCCCGCCCGGCCCCGTCCGCCGCAGTCCCGCCCGCTCCGGCGGACGCCGCGGGCGCGCCAGCCCGTCCGGAGGGCAAGGCCCCGGAGGCCAAGATCAAACCGCGCCGGACAGAACCGGCCCGGCCGCCGAAGCCCAAGGCGACCACGCCCAAACCGGCTGTGGAGCCGTCCGCAGCGCCTGCGGAAAGGTCCGAACCTCCCGCCAAGGCGCCGGACTGGAGCGGGGCCCTGAAGTACGAGGGCGCCCGCCGGACCACGCCGTGA
- a CDS encoding M48 family metallopeptidase, with translation MGPIWRSLGAVLLGWLAAADAAALCPQEQQRARASAARIAEEWPAVPGGDELARYIQELGERLARVGAAGRDIPWRFTVLRDRSPYAFAIGAGAVYVTEGAVAFAGSESELAAILAHEIGHQLAGHFCGAAPDAYDSVGRRQDPVGGLVQVIDPHKETEADRYAVGLLREAGFDPRAMREVAKRLPDKPEIAGRRLTALHDLLGRLPPPRRIRESDQFRRLRGRAAGP, from the coding sequence ATGGGACCCATCTGGCGCAGCCTCGGGGCAGTGCTCCTAGGGTGGCTAGCGGCCGCCGATGCCGCCGCCCTGTGCCCTCAAGAACAGCAGCGCGCCCGTGCCAGCGCCGCCCGCATCGCCGAGGAATGGCCGGCGGTTCCGGGCGGTGACGAGCTGGCGCGTTACATCCAGGAGCTGGGCGAGCGGCTTGCTCGGGTGGGGGCGGCCGGCCGCGACATCCCCTGGCGGTTCACGGTGTTGCGGGACCGTTCGCCCTATGCCTTCGCCATCGGCGCCGGCGCGGTCTATGTGACCGAAGGGGCGGTCGCCTTCGCCGGTAGCGAGTCCGAGCTGGCCGCCATTCTCGCCCATGAGATCGGCCATCAGCTGGCCGGACATTTCTGCGGCGCGGCGCCGGACGCGTACGATTCGGTCGGGAGGCGGCAGGACCCGGTCGGCGGTCTGGTGCAAGTGATCGACCCTCACAAGGAAACCGAGGCCGACCGCTACGCCGTGGGTTTGCTTCGGGAGGCGGGTTTCGACCCGCGGGCCATGCGGGAGGTGGCCAAGCGCCTGCCGGACAAGCCGGAAATTGCCGGCCGCCGGCTGACCGCCCTGCATGATCTGCTCGGGCGGCTGCCGCCACCCCGGCGGATCAGGGAATCGGATCAATTCCGCCGGCTCCGGGGGCGCGCCGCCGGGCCGTGA
- a CDS encoding AEC family transporter yields the protein MVAVLMQMGVPILCGALWRIIRPDGLDADLTRAVLATLVFNFLLPALVLSVLWSAPLGWQTLKISLYGAALILVGAALTWLVGRLGAVDRSRLGAAILGVAFANVTFLGLPVLEHTFGPWARAIAIQIDLFAGMPLALTFGVLVAKHYGAPPAGGRGPFRALLANPPLWAAGTALALNLGGIDKPPWAERLLGSLSEAAIPLMLVALGLGLRWQRGARRPWGLLAAVLILKLGLVPLFGLWLAGILGFRGETLAALVLEAAMPSMVLGVVFCDRYRLDTPFYALAVTLTTLAALVTLPFWHQRALT from the coding sequence ATGGTTGCGGTTCTGATGCAGATGGGCGTGCCGATCCTGTGCGGTGCCCTGTGGCGCATTATACGGCCGGATGGCCTGGATGCCGACCTGACCCGGGCAGTGCTGGCCACCCTGGTATTCAACTTCCTGCTGCCGGCCCTGGTCTTGTCGGTGCTGTGGAGCGCGCCGCTCGGCTGGCAAACCCTCAAGATTTCCCTGTACGGTGCAGCCCTGATCCTAGTGGGCGCGGCCCTGACCTGGTTGGTAGGACGCCTCGGGGCGGTGGACCGGAGCCGCCTAGGGGCGGCGATCCTGGGGGTGGCCTTCGCCAATGTCACCTTTCTGGGGCTGCCGGTGTTGGAGCATACTTTCGGGCCCTGGGCGCGCGCCATCGCCATTCAGATCGACCTGTTCGCCGGCATGCCGCTGGCGCTCACCTTCGGGGTCCTGGTCGCCAAGCACTACGGTGCCCCGCCGGCGGGCGGCCGCGGCCCATTCCGGGCGCTGCTCGCCAATCCCCCGCTGTGGGCGGCCGGCACCGCCCTGGCCTTGAATCTAGGTGGGATCGACAAGCCCCCGTGGGCCGAGCGCCTGCTCGGCTCGCTGTCCGAAGCCGCGATTCCCCTGATGCTGGTGGCCCTGGGTCTGGGCCTGCGCTGGCAGCGCGGCGCCCGCCGGCCTTGGGGATTGCTGGCCGCGGTGCTGATCCTGAAACTGGGTCTGGTGCCACTGTTCGGCCTGTGGTTGGCGGGAATCCTGGGGTTCCGCGGCGAGACCTTGGCCGCCCTGGTGCTGGAGGCGGCCATGCCGAGCATGGTGTTGGGGGTGGTGTTCTGCGACCGCTACCGCCTGGACACCCCGTTCTACGCCCTGGCGGTCACCCTGACCACCCTGGCGGCGCTGGTCACCCTCCCCTTCTGGCACCAGCGGGCACTGACCTGA
- a CDS encoding MDR/zinc-dependent alcohol dehydrogenase-like family protein codes for MATPLPMRGLWLQDRVLTFRDQLPRPVPGPGEALVRVRLAGVCGTDLELRRGYYPYCGIPGHEFVGEVVGGDATALLGRRVVGEINRPCGHCETCRAGRPSHCDHRAVLGLRGGQGAFAEYLCLPEGQLHPVPGDLPDQLAVFAEPLAAALQIQTQLQVRPTDRVLVVGAGRLGQLIAQTLALTGCGLAAVARHPRQRQLLAERGIALLEEDGVPARHFDVVVEASGAPAGFALARRAVRPRGTLVLKSTYRGEPAVDLSALVVDEITLVGSRCGSLAAALRLLERRAVCPEGLIEASYPLELGLEAFERAAQPGVLKVLLQP; via the coding sequence ATGGCAACGCCGCTCCCCATGCGCGGGCTCTGGCTCCAAGACCGGGTCCTCACCTTCCGCGACCAGCTGCCGCGGCCTGTCCCCGGCCCGGGCGAAGCCCTGGTGCGGGTGCGCCTGGCGGGGGTGTGCGGCACCGATCTGGAATTGCGGCGCGGCTATTACCCCTACTGCGGCATTCCCGGCCACGAATTCGTCGGGGAAGTAGTCGGAGGCGATGCCACCGCCCTGCTCGGCCGGCGGGTGGTGGGCGAGATTAACCGCCCCTGCGGGCACTGTGAGACCTGCCGGGCCGGCCGCCCCAGTCATTGCGATCACCGCGCCGTGCTCGGCCTGCGCGGTGGTCAGGGGGCCTTCGCCGAGTATCTGTGCCTCCCCGAGGGCCAGCTGCACCCGGTGCCGGGGGACCTGCCGGACCAGCTGGCGGTGTTCGCCGAACCGCTGGCGGCGGCCTTGCAAATCCAGACCCAGCTGCAGGTGCGGCCGACCGACCGGGTGCTGGTGGTGGGGGCCGGACGGCTCGGGCAGCTCATCGCCCAAACCTTGGCACTCACCGGCTGCGGGCTGGCGGCGGTGGCCCGGCACCCGCGCCAGCGTCAGCTGTTGGCCGAGCGGGGCATCGCTTTGCTGGAGGAAGATGGAGTGCCGGCGCGGCACTTCGATGTGGTGGTGGAGGCCAGCGGCGCGCCGGCGGGATTCGCCCTGGCGCGGCGGGCGGTCCGCCCGCGCGGAACCTTGGTGCTGAAATCCACCTACCGGGGCGAGCCGGCGGTGGATCTGTCCGCTCTGGTGGTGGATGAGATCACCCTGGTTGGCTCCCGCTGCGGCTCCTTGGCCGCGGCGTTACGGCTGCTGGAGCGGCGGGCGGTGTGTCCGGAGGGGCTGATCGAGGCCAGCTATCCCCTGGAGCTGGGCCTTGAAGCCTTCGAGCGGGCCGCGCAGCCGGGGGTTCTGAAGGTCTTGCTGCAGCCGTGA
- a CDS encoding YMGG-like glycine zipper-containing protein has protein sequence MLTRSKTISLALCASLTAGCAGQGFDNSLLGAGSGALAGALSGGLIGGNWKGALVGAAVGAALGWGTAKLLAYRSTQVRDPSTDRRIYGVTERVGSPLVKVRKGSNTPTEVRPGQQVKVSTDYSVVLPPGMTAAPVDESWILKKDGKVLTQLPSQRAERAGGGWEARASITIPKDAQPGTYVIEHKVQSGTSYDSDESTFVIDRG, from the coding sequence ATGCTCACCCGATCCAAAACCATCAGCCTTGCCCTGTGCGCCAGCCTCACTGCAGGCTGCGCCGGACAGGGTTTCGACAATTCGCTCTTGGGGGCCGGATCCGGCGCCCTGGCCGGCGCGCTCAGCGGCGGACTCATCGGCGGCAACTGGAAAGGCGCCCTGGTGGGCGCAGCAGTGGGTGCGGCTTTGGGCTGGGGTACCGCGAAGCTGTTGGCGTACCGTTCCACCCAGGTGCGCGATCCAAGTACCGACCGCCGCATCTACGGGGTCACGGAACGGGTCGGCAGTCCCCTAGTGAAGGTCCGCAAGGGTTCGAATACCCCCACTGAGGTGCGCCCCGGCCAGCAGGTCAAGGTCAGCACCGATTATTCCGTGGTGCTACCCCCGGGAATGACGGCGGCCCCCGTGGACGAGAGCTGGATTCTCAAGAAGGACGGCAAAGTGTTAACGCAGCTGCCGAGCCAGCGCGCCGAGCGCGCTGGCGGCGGTTGGGAAGCCAGGGCCAGCATCACCATCCCTAAGGACGCCCAACCCGGGACCTACGTGATCGAACACAAAGTGCAAAGCGGAACTAGCTACGACAGCGACGAATCGACCTTCGTCATCGACCGTGGTTGA
- the pyrF gene encoding orotidine-5'-phosphate decarboxylase produces the protein MSDLLSQRPIPPQERLIMALDLPSAAEARVLVETLGDAVSFYKLGLELCMADGYFELIRWLRQRGAKVFVDLKFFDVPETVARAVRALSGRGVEFATVHGNDAIMAAAAQAKGELKILAVTALTSLDRGDLEDLGFSCDLPQLVCSRARRALALGLDGVISSGLEVSLLRREVGDRLLVVVPGIRPLDNRPVDDQKRVVTVEEAFRNGADYVVVGRPIRDATQPRAAALALQARIGRLFGADPKA, from the coding sequence ATGAGCGATCTGCTTTCCCAGCGCCCCATTCCGCCCCAGGAACGCTTGATCATGGCCTTGGACCTGCCCAGCGCGGCGGAGGCCCGGGTCCTGGTGGAGACCCTCGGCGACGCCGTGAGTTTTTACAAGCTCGGCCTGGAATTATGCATGGCCGACGGCTATTTCGAGCTGATCCGCTGGCTGCGCCAGCGGGGCGCCAAGGTCTTCGTCGACCTCAAGTTCTTCGACGTGCCGGAGACCGTGGCCCGGGCGGTCCGCGCTCTGAGCGGCCGGGGGGTGGAGTTCGCCACCGTGCACGGCAACGATGCCATTATGGCGGCCGCCGCCCAGGCCAAGGGCGAGCTCAAGATCCTGGCGGTCACGGCGCTGACCAGCCTGGATCGGGGTGACCTGGAGGACCTCGGATTTTCCTGCGACCTGCCCCAGCTGGTGTGCTCGCGGGCCCGACGGGCCTTGGCCCTGGGCTTGGATGGCGTGATTTCCTCGGGGCTGGAAGTGTCGCTGCTGCGTCGGGAGGTGGGCGACCGGCTGTTGGTGGTGGTTCCGGGCATCCGGCCGCTGGACAATCGCCCGGTGGACGACCAGAAGCGGGTGGTCACCGTGGAGGAAGCGTTCCGCAACGGCGCCGATTACGTTGTGGTGGGGCGGCCCATCCGCGACGCGACCCAGCCCCGGGCCGCGGCCCTGGCGCTGCAGGCCCGGATTGGGCGCCTGTTCGGGGCCGACCCAAAGGCCTAA